In Aythya fuligula isolate bAytFul2 chromosome 25, bAytFul2.pri, whole genome shotgun sequence, the DNA window AGCTCCAGAGCTCACCCGTGGGACATCTCCGGGATCGCCGGAGCACCGCAGCCCTCTGTCCGTGAGGCTGTGGGGCAGCATGGCGCACAGAGCGGGGCTCAGCACGCTGCTGCACAGCCGCCgggcccagctcctgctcctcaaCTCCCTGACGTTTGGCCTCGAGGTTTGCCTGGCTGCCGGCATCACCTACGtgcccccgctgctgctggaAGTGGGCGTCGAGGAGAAGTTCATGACCATGGTTTTGGGTAGGCAGGTTCTCGCTCGTCTTCGAGGGACTTGTTTCCACTTCAAGGGGTAGATCAGAGCATGGAGGGGTGGCTGCAGGATGGCTGTTACACCAAGGGCAGCCTCATGTTTGGAGGGGAGGGCTATGACCCAGTGAAGCCTACTGGGTCCCTGAAACATCCCAGGCTTTTGCTGCAGCGTGCATAGACTGGAGTCCTGTCCGGTTCTGCCCCCTAACACTACCTCTTCCTCTGTTCCAGGGATAGGACCGGTCCTTGGCTTGGTTTTTGTCCCACTGATCGGGTCTGCCAGCGACCACTGGCACAGCAGCTACGGCCGGAGGCGGCCTTTCATCTGGATGTTGTGCCTGGGAGTCCTGCTGAGCCTCTTCGTGATCCCGCATGCCAGCAGCCTGGCCAGCCTGTTCGCCCTCAACACTCGCCCGCTGGAGATCGCCTTCCTCATCCTGGGCATCGGGTTGCTGGATTTCTGCGGCCAGGTCTGCTTCACCCCGCTCGAGGCCCTGCTCTCGGACCTCTTCCAGGAGCCCGACAACTGCCGCCAGGCCTTCTCCATGTACGCCTTCATGATCAGCCTGGGGGGCTGCATTGGCTACCTGCTGCCAGCCATCGACTGGGGGGGCAGCTTTCTGGCCCCGTACCTGGGAGGGCAGGAGACGTGCCTCTTCAGCCTCCTGGCTGTCATTTTCCTTGGCTGTGTGCTGGCCACGCTCTTTGTGACTGAAGAGGCAGCCACCCAGGCAGATGCCCTGGATGGCACAGCGCTGAAGGATGCTCTCCCGAagccctcccctcctgcctgctgctcttgCCAGCTCTCCAAGAGCCTCCTGCAGGCCAGGCACATGGTGCAGGCCCTCAGAAACCTCTGCACGCTGCTGCCGCGGCTTCACAGCCTCTACTGCCGCATCCCCAGGGTCATCCGGCGCCTGTTCGTGGCCGAGCTCTGCAGCTGGATGGCACTCATGACTTTCATGCTGTTCTACACGGATTTTGTTGGGGAAGGGTTGTACCACGGTGTCCCCAGAGCCAAGCCGGGCACAGATGCCAGACGCCACTACGATGAAGGTGAGAAGTGAACCGCCTGCTCTGGGGCCTCGGGGTCTGTTCCCTGGGACAGGAGTGTTTAGTGGGAGCTAGGAAcgggctcagctctgcctgtaATGCAAAAACTTGTTACAGGGAACTACACCTTTTGCAGGTGGGTCAGGAAAAACATTCCCCCGTGACCAAGAGAGCATTGCACAGGGGACTGAATAGGGAAACACCTCGTTCTCCTCTGAGCTATGAGCACAGAAATAGatctggcagcacagccctggcctGGGGCTGAATTGTTAAGTGGCAGAATGGTCCGGCAGTTTGCATGCTGAACAGCACATACCTGGCTCTGTCTGCAAATGCTGACCACCTCTGCCAtgcccttcctctcctcctccctcctttttaAAGGAGAGGTGATGGTGCCCCCCATCTCTTGGAGGGCAGGGGTCGAAAAGGCTTTGCTACATCTGCCTTCCACACGACTGTGAGATTCCCTTCTCACATCTGTATCTGGGGAGCCCTGGAGCAGCTTCCCCAGTTCCCACTGCTCTTTCCAGTGCTTCCTGTTACTGCTCACCATGAGTCAGGAGCTGCCACATGCCCACCATGAGATCCTGCTCGCTCCAGCACATTACCTGCTTACTGTTGTCCGCTGTCCTCATTTTGGCTGCTGTGTTGTGCCAGAGCCTTGACTCCACTGCCCAgcccttctttccctcccctaGATCCAAGTCCTGGAGGCATTGCCCTGGCCCTCCTCTAGCTGTATACCCTGCCCTCAGAGTTTTCCACCCAGTGCCTCCACGAGCTCTGCAGTACACTGCCTCTTTGTGCTGTGCCTCTGTTTAACTTAGAGGGagcttaattattatttaacacTTCCACTGTATAGCTTCCAGCAGGTCAGGGCTCCATTGTGCTAGCACTCATAGAAACACATGTTGAGTAATGATCCTTGCTCCAAGGAGTTAATGGCTTTAATTCCCTGAAATCTGATAGATCTTTGCAAAGGGTAAGGTCCGGATTGCTGCCGGATGCTGCCGTCGCTCAGTAGATGTTGTATACTTTCCCTTGGCTGAAGCACAGTTTCTTGTTGTTCCTTTTGTTCTCCCGCTGGTTTTGGCATCAGATAAGAGATCCTGGTTCATGAGCAGGTGACACAGATCCTGATCAAGAGCAGGAAGGTGAGAACCAGAGCTTTCCAAGAGAAGAACGGCGTTTGCATTTCTGTCTCCCCCTCTCATCGCCCCTCTGGCCTGAGTCGGGCACTGGAGGGAGGAATGAAGCCCGAAGGCGCTTGGCTGTCTGAGGCCTGGGCGCAGTCGTGGCAGTGTCCGTCACCACCTCTGCTTACCCACAGGTGTCCGGATGGGTAGCTTGGGCCTCTTCCTGCAGTGCGTCACGTCCATCTTCTTCTCGACAATCATGGACCGGATGGTGAAGCGCTTTGGGACGCGGGCGGTCTACCTGGCCAGCGTGGTGTTCTTCCCCGCCGCTGCCTTCGTCATGTGCCTTTCCCGCAGCGTCATCGTTGTGACCGTCTCAGCTGCTCTCACGGGCTTCACCTTCTCTGCACTCCAGATCCTGCCATACACGCTGGCATCGCTCTATCATCATGAAAAGCAGGTAGGGACCTGCTCCAGAGGGCGATGTGCAGGTAGCTCTGAGGACAGCTTGGGCAGCCTCTTCAGCCGCTTGTAGCTGCCCCAGTCAGCTCAGGCCATGGCAGAGAAAAACCTGCCTGTGCTCAGAGGTTCTCTTCATGTGCCTTTTGTCTCCAGGCTGCGTCTTCTCTGAAGATTTATCTGGAATTGAGGAGAGAAGAGAGTTTAGCATCTCCTTCCCGAGGCATTCCCTGCTCACAAGAAGcattttgcaattttaaataGTGGGGAGTGGGTGAGATGGGAGAAAGCTAGGATTAGTGCACCAAAAGGGATGCCCTATGGTCCTCTGTGTTTTGCAAACATTTAGGGAAACTGGTGCAGATTAGTTGTTGCCatgtgttttctgcagctaaGTCACATCTGCAGAATTGCCATTCAGCCCAAGGTGCTAAAACAAGTGTAAAGTCCTGCTTTTGAATTTTGGTCCGTAACATGAAGAGCAATAAAATAGGAAGATTTTTCCTGTTCCCCTAgctccattaaaaacaaaccttgaGAAACTTTTGACATAACACAAAAGCCAGTAATCCTGTCCCACAGATGATATCCTTGTGGCAAAGTCTCGGGAGGTTTCTGAGTTGCGCAGTGGATTAATAGCAGTTTCTCTTGTGctgcaaatgcaaaattaatttgtggTTTGAGAGCAGCTCTTTCATCCCGATGGCAGGCGGTTCACTGTGCAGTGAAATAAGCAGGAGTCCTTACCACAGGCATCCAGATGTTCACATTGAACAAATACTTGTGACCAACCCGTCCTGATTTGCACCAGGCACCCCGTTAAAATAGGGGCATGAGGGAGTGTTCTGCTTTGCAAAAGCTTCAGCTTGCCTGGGATCTCCCATGGACATAACATCGAGAGAATGAAAACCAAAGCCCACAGGCTGGGAGTGTGAAGGCCACACGCCCAACTGTTTGCCAAAATCTTGCTGGGGAACAACTCTCAGTACAATGAGGTGTGGGGTATAGCAGGGTTTGGTCTTTCTGTTGCCCTGACTTGAAAGCTTCTCCTTCCTCTACCAAGAACTTTCCAGGGAGACCCCACAAGAAGCAGTCCCTCAAATGCCATTTGCAGAAAATTCTCCATCTTCTCCACTTctattcttttctcttctcttactGTTGAAATCTGTCatcatttttgtttgccttcccTCGTTCCTgcttcctctcttccctctattctattctttttttttttttttttttacctttttttttttaatttcaaatgctCCTCCTGAAGTGAATCAGCAGGGGGGCATCCAGAGTGGCTGTTGCTTCCACCCTGTGCGGGATCGTTGGCGAAAGCCTGCAAGGCCACCCCAGCTGGAGCTCCTTGCTTTGCACAGGCTCTGTAAGTCGCTCCATTCTCCTGCATGCTCTCTTCATCTCTGCATGGCCACTAAACCTTGTCTAGAGCAGGAGGGAAAGATCTGCATGTCCTAACAGCACCTGAAAGCTTGCTCCGGTGAGATGCATGGTGAACATTCACACCTTCTGCATGAGATTAGGGAGAGGTAGGTTCCTCATTCCCACCACTCCCCACCAACTATAGAGGGAGATGAAGCTGCTGATTGAGGCACCAAAGACTCTTGGGGTTTTTCCTGTGTTACGCAGGGTGATCTTAAAGGATGTGTTCTCACTATGCTCATTCCAGTGAATATCTGATTAAGTCATTTTCTTGAGATGCAATTTCTGTGAACTAGGTACTCAGACATCTGAGTAGAGCCCAGGGAAAGCTTTTGGAAGCTGGCTGCCATTTAGTGAAGTTCTCATCTGGTTTCTCTTCTCTGACTGAACCTGAAACTGTTTGTGTTCCAGAACTGCAGCCATGGCCTGGGGCAGCACGAACAGAGACTGCCGGGTGCTGACATacgctggggcagggctgggtgtaGCTGGGTGGGTGCCAAAACTGCTGAAAGCTCTGGGATGGCCCGTGACAGAGCTGGAGTGCCCACTCCTGCCCCTGTTCCCTCCTGTGACCTGTGTCCTTGCCCCTCCTGCAGAAGGAAGGGTTCCTTCAGGATGCTCctcagagccctgcagctgggtACGGTGTTCTCTGCCCtcaaagaagtgctgttttttccttttggtttctttgtttgttctATCTCATTGTGCGGATAATAGATTAACGTCCTTCATTATTTGCTCTACGCCGGACAGCTCAGTGCTTGTGCAAACGCCCTGGCGTTATCAAGCTGGGGTGTTTTTGCCATCTGCACACCACTGCCCCTTATTTATTGGCGTTAACATGGGGAGCTTTTTGATCCAAATACTCTCCATGAATACTGCTGGAGTGAACCATGCCCCCGAAATCTCACAGCCTGGGCAATGTGAGGCCAAAAAAAACggtgagaagaaaaagattttccttcCTCCGCTTTTCCAACCTGAGTGGGGAGGCTCAGGTCAGGCAAATGAAGCGGCTCGCTTGAGGTCACGCGTGCAGGGTCTGCTGCAGAGCTTCTTCCTGAGCTCCCAGCTCTGTACCCACCTCAGAGTCACTGTAAGTATCCTGGGTACTGAGAAGGGGCCGTGTACCCAGGGCTCTGCGCAGTTCTTCAGTCTTTAGGgctgttctgcagcagtgtTTTGAGTCCCCAGCCTACCACCTTACAACTGCTCATCTTTGCACTGACTCTGGGATGTGCCCAAAGCGGGCTCTGGCCCTGTGAGCCTGCATCAGCTGCTTTTgggtggagtggagtggagcTGGCACCCAGGGAGGAGGTGACAACCCGGGGCTCGGAGCAAAACATCCCCGAGTGCAGAGCCCGGGCTGGCGCTGGGCTGCGGCGCTGTGCTGTGCCGTGGAGC includes these proteins:
- the SLC45A3 gene encoding solute carrier family 45 member 3, which codes for MAHRAGLSTLLHSRRAQLLLLNSLTFGLEVCLAAGITYVPPLLLEVGVEEKFMTMVLGIGPVLGLVFVPLIGSASDHWHSSYGRRRPFIWMLCLGVLLSLFVIPHASSLASLFALNTRPLEIAFLILGIGLLDFCGQVCFTPLEALLSDLFQEPDNCRQAFSMYAFMISLGGCIGYLLPAIDWGGSFLAPYLGGQETCLFSLLAVIFLGCVLATLFVTEEAATQADALDGTALKDALPKPSPPACCSCQLSKSLLQARHMVQALRNLCTLLPRLHSLYCRIPRVIRRLFVAELCSWMALMTFMLFYTDFVGEGLYHGVPRAKPGTDARRHYDEGVRMGSLGLFLQCVTSIFFSTIMDRMVKRFGTRAVYLASVVFFPAAAFVMCLSRSVIVVTVSAALTGFTFSALQILPYTLASLYHHEKQVFLHKFKSKEEEDPARLDKKSAFPKSLSSQKLTYQNGHAGGLYSSSSSSSSSSSSSSPPPAASSALCVSSSCDVSLMMMVGEPDSVAPGRGICLDLAILDSAFLLSQVVPSLFMGSIVQFTQSVTAYMVSAAGFGLVAIYFATKVVFDKSDMAKYSV